A genome region from Arthrobacter sp. V1I9 includes the following:
- a CDS encoding DUF2550 domain-containing protein, whose product MDAPTIPFIAMAIAFGLLIFALCLSGVRRFNLRRALGTVDASICMAGNSWQMGVCRYQDNDLEWFRLLSLSVRPKHKFRRHSLELLGRRKPTEAEAVKVQPDVVIVELRYEGHDLRLAMKFDAYAGLSSWLEAGPVIGVGTWR is encoded by the coding sequence ATGGACGCACCGACTATTCCGTTCATCGCCATGGCAATCGCTTTTGGATTGCTGATCTTTGCACTGTGCCTTTCGGGGGTGCGCCGCTTCAACCTGCGGCGTGCCCTCGGCACGGTGGACGCCTCCATTTGCATGGCTGGAAACAGCTGGCAGATGGGGGTTTGTCGTTATCAGGACAACGACCTTGAGTGGTTTCGTCTGCTCTCGTTGAGCGTCCGCCCCAAGCACAAGTTCAGGCGGCACTCGCTCGAGCTGCTGGGCCGCCGCAAGCCCACTGAAGCCGAGGCCGTCAAGGTTCAGCCCGACGTCGTCATTGTTGAATTGCGGTACGAAGGGCACGACCTTCGCCTTGCCATGAAATTCGACGCCTATGCCGGTCTCTCGTCCTGGCTTGAGGCCGGGCCGGTCATCGGCGTGGGCACCTGGCGCTAG
- the nucS gene encoding endonuclease NucS — protein sequence MRLVIARCSVDYVGRLKAHLPLATRLLLVKADGSVLVHSDGGSYKPLNWMSPPATLRVSSPEDVDLELGVIEQWTVQSAKTDDRLIINIHEKLSDSSHDLGVDPGLIKDGVEADLQRLLAEQIETLGEGYSLIRREYFTAIGPVDILARDSGGGTVAIELKRRGDIDGVEQLTRYLELLNRDPLLAPVRGIFAAQQIKPQAKVLANDRGIDCVTLDYDAMRGVDDSESRLF from the coding sequence GTGCGACTTGTCATAGCCCGATGCTCTGTTGATTACGTTGGCCGGCTCAAAGCCCATCTCCCCCTTGCCACCAGGCTGCTGCTGGTCAAGGCTGACGGCTCTGTCCTGGTCCACTCGGACGGTGGCTCCTACAAGCCCCTCAACTGGATGAGCCCGCCGGCAACGCTCCGGGTTTCTTCCCCCGAGGACGTTGACCTGGAACTGGGTGTCATCGAGCAGTGGACCGTACAGTCGGCCAAGACGGACGACCGGCTAATCATCAACATCCATGAGAAACTCAGTGACTCCTCCCACGACCTCGGAGTGGATCCCGGACTGATCAAGGACGGTGTGGAGGCGGACCTGCAGCGGCTGCTGGCGGAACAGATTGAAACGCTCGGTGAGGGCTATTCCCTGATCCGCCGCGAGTACTTCACGGCCATCGGCCCGGTGGACATTTTGGCCCGCGACTCGGGCGGCGGCACCGTGGCCATTGAGCTTAAGCGCCGCGGCGACATCGACGGAGTGGAGCAGCTCACCCGGTACCTTGAGTTACTGAACCGCGATCCGCTGCTTGCCCCGGTCCGGGGTATCTTCGCTGCGCAGCAAATCAAGCCGCAGGCCAAGGTGCTCGCGAACGACCGCGGGATCGATTGCGTCACCCTTGACTACGATGCCATGCGCGGCGTGGACGACAGCGAGTCCCGGCTTTTCTGA
- a CDS encoding cold-shock protein, translated as MAQGTVKWFNAEKGFGFITPDDSDGDVFVHYSEIQTGGFKTLDENQRVQFEIGQGAKGPQATGVTLV; from the coding sequence ATGGCACAGGGAACCGTCAAGTGGTTCAACGCTGAAAAGGGCTTCGGCTTCATTACCCCGGATGACTCCGATGGTGATGTCTTCGTGCACTACTCGGAGATCCAGACCGGTGGCTTCAAGACCCTGGACGAGAACCAGCGTGTTCAGTTCGAAATCGGTCAGGGCGCCAAGGGCCCCCAGGCTACCGGCGTGACGCTGGTCTAG
- a CDS encoding F0F1 ATP synthase subunit gamma, with the protein MGAQIRVYRQKISSTTSMRKIFKAMELIATSRIGKARARVAASLPYANAITRAVSAVASQSEIDHPLTTEPEQIRRAAVLVITSDRGLAGSYSASVLKQVEGLNELLHAEGKEVKTYLVGRKAQAYFEFRNREYSRVWTGGTDAPEFTTAREVGEALLADFATDFEEGGVDEIHVVYTRFKSMVTQEPTVIRLLPLEVVEEQAASESDLLPLYEFEPETERVLDALLPRYIESRIFAAMLQAAASELAARQRAMKSAGDNATDLIKKYTRLRNTARQAEITQELSEIVAGADALAS; encoded by the coding sequence ATGGGAGCCCAGATTCGGGTCTACCGCCAGAAGATCAGCTCGACCACGTCGATGCGCAAGATCTTCAAGGCGATGGAACTGATCGCTACCTCGCGCATCGGCAAGGCCCGTGCGCGCGTAGCAGCTTCACTGCCTTACGCGAACGCGATCACGCGCGCCGTTTCTGCTGTCGCCAGCCAAAGCGAAATCGACCACCCGCTGACCACTGAGCCGGAGCAGATCCGCCGTGCCGCCGTCCTGGTAATCACCTCGGACCGTGGCTTGGCTGGATCCTACTCGGCAAGCGTGCTGAAGCAGGTGGAGGGTCTCAACGAGCTGCTCCACGCTGAAGGCAAGGAAGTTAAGACGTACCTCGTCGGACGCAAGGCGCAGGCCTACTTCGAGTTCCGGAACCGCGAGTACTCGCGGGTCTGGACCGGTGGCACCGACGCACCCGAGTTCACTACCGCGCGTGAAGTCGGCGAAGCATTGCTGGCAGACTTCGCAACCGACTTTGAAGAGGGCGGCGTGGATGAGATCCACGTGGTGTACACCCGATTCAAGTCCATGGTCACCCAGGAGCCCACGGTCATCCGCCTGCTTCCGCTGGAAGTAGTGGAGGAGCAGGCCGCTTCTGAATCGGACCTGTTGCCGCTGTACGAGTTCGAGCCGGAAACCGAGCGTGTTCTTGACGCTCTGCTGCCGCGCTACATCGAGTCACGCATCTTCGCGGCCATGTTGCAGGCAGCGGCTTCCGAGCTTGCTGCACGCCAGCGGGCCATGAAGTCCGCGGGCGACAACGCCACGGACCTCATCAAGAAGTACACGCGTCTGCGCAACACGGCCCGCCAGGCTGAAATTACGCAGGAGCTGTCCGAGATCGTTGCCGGCGCAGACGCCCTCGCGTCCTAG
- a CDS encoding F0F1 ATP synthase subunit epsilon, with product MAELEVEIVAADHFVWSGAAKMVKARTSDGEIGILPGHSPLLAILAEGELAIQPVSGDRIAVDVDGGFFSVDNNRVVIVADNAHLGGSATAGIR from the coding sequence ATGGCTGAGCTTGAGGTTGAGATTGTCGCAGCGGACCACTTCGTGTGGTCCGGAGCGGCCAAGATGGTCAAGGCCCGCACCAGCGATGGTGAAATCGGAATCCTGCCCGGCCACTCGCCCCTGCTGGCGATCCTGGCCGAGGGTGAGCTGGCCATCCAGCCGGTGTCCGGTGACCGTATTGCCGTAGATGTGGACGGTGGATTCTTCTCCGTCGACAACAACCGCGTGGTTATTGTTGCTGACAACGCCCACCTGGGCGGCTCGGCTACCGCTGGGATCCGCTAG
- a CDS encoding ATP/GTP-binding protein, whose amino-acid sequence MPRSNRPRRPVSGKSGAASARAAGRKGSSEVPELDLERARAGIARRESAPDGEWMVRTMTARNAEKTYICPECSTAVLPGVAHLVVWKDDHLFGAAAGLAERRHWHTNCWMTRSYRYR is encoded by the coding sequence ATGCCGCGTTCCAACCGACCCCGCCGTCCCGTGTCCGGAAAATCCGGAGCCGCGTCGGCCCGTGCGGCCGGAAGGAAGGGAAGCAGCGAGGTTCCTGAGCTTGACCTGGAACGTGCGCGGGCAGGTATTGCGCGGCGGGAGAGCGCTCCCGACGGCGAGTGGATGGTCCGCACCATGACGGCCAGGAACGCTGAAAAGACGTACATTTGCCCCGAGTGTTCCACTGCAGTGCTGCCGGGGGTTGCCCACCTGGTGGTCTGGAAGGATGACCACCTCTTCGGCGCTGCTGCCGGGCTGGCGGAGCGCCGCCACTGGCACACCAACTGCTGGATGACCCGTAGTTACCGCTACCGGTAA
- the atpD gene encoding F0F1 ATP synthase subunit beta, producing MTATATEHVAATSGATGRIARVIGPVVDVEFPADAIPSIYNALTTEITLNGETKTITFETSQHLGDNLVRAISLQATDGLVRGTSVVDSGAPISVPVGDGVKGHIFNVLGQPLDVTEAELQISERWPIHRKAPSFASLEGSTEMLETGIKVIDLLTPYIKGGKIGLFGGAGVGKTVLIQEMITRVARNFGGTSVFAGVGERTREGNDLWVEMEEAGVLKDTALVFGQMDEPPGTRLRVALSALTMAEYFRDVQNQDVLLFIDNIFRFTQAGSEVSTLLGRMPSAVGYQPNLADEMGLLQERITSTKGHSITSMQAIYVPADDYTDPAPATTFAHLDATTELSREIASRGLYPAVDPLTSTSRILDPQYIGKDHYNTAVRVKQILQKNKELQDIIAILGVDELSEEDKIVVSRARRIQQFLSQNTYTAKQFTGVEGSTVSIKDTVEGFTAICDGELDHIAEQAFFNVGGLDDVERQWAKIQEQTK from the coding sequence ATGACTGCCACTGCTACCGAACACGTAGCCGCAACGTCCGGTGCCACCGGCCGCATTGCGCGCGTAATCGGCCCGGTTGTCGACGTCGAATTCCCGGCTGACGCAATCCCGTCCATCTACAACGCACTCACCACCGAGATCACACTCAACGGTGAGACCAAGACCATCACGTTCGAGACGTCCCAGCACCTGGGTGACAACCTCGTCCGCGCCATCTCGCTGCAGGCCACCGACGGACTTGTCCGCGGTACGTCCGTAGTGGACAGCGGCGCCCCGATTTCCGTACCCGTCGGCGACGGCGTCAAGGGCCACATCTTCAACGTCCTGGGCCAGCCCCTGGACGTTACCGAGGCGGAACTGCAGATCAGCGAACGCTGGCCCATCCACCGCAAGGCTCCGAGCTTCGCTTCGCTCGAAGGCTCCACCGAGATGCTGGAAACCGGCATCAAGGTCATTGACCTTCTCACCCCGTACATCAAGGGTGGAAAGATCGGCCTGTTTGGTGGCGCCGGCGTGGGCAAGACCGTTCTGATCCAGGAAATGATCACCCGTGTTGCCCGCAACTTCGGTGGTACCTCGGTATTCGCCGGTGTTGGCGAGCGTACTCGTGAGGGCAACGACCTCTGGGTTGAAATGGAAGAGGCAGGCGTCCTCAAGGACACCGCCCTTGTATTCGGCCAGATGGATGAGCCGCCGGGAACGCGCCTGCGCGTGGCACTGTCGGCCCTGACCATGGCGGAGTACTTCCGCGATGTGCAGAACCAGGACGTGCTGCTCTTCATCGACAACATCTTCCGCTTCACCCAGGCAGGTTCCGAGGTTTCCACCCTCCTCGGCCGTATGCCTTCGGCTGTGGGCTACCAGCCCAACCTGGCAGACGAGATGGGTCTCCTGCAGGAGCGCATCACCTCCACCAAGGGCCACTCCATCACCTCGATGCAGGCCATCTACGTTCCCGCAGATGACTACACCGACCCGGCTCCGGCCACGACCTTCGCACACCTCGACGCCACCACGGAACTTTCCCGTGAAATCGCCTCCCGTGGTCTGTACCCGGCCGTTGACCCGCTGACGTCGACCTCCCGCATCCTGGATCCCCAGTACATCGGCAAGGACCACTACAACACGGCTGTCCGTGTGAAGCAGATCCTGCAGAAGAACAAGGAACTCCAGGACATCATCGCCATCCTCGGCGTTGACGAACTCTCCGAAGAGGACAAGATCGTCGTGTCGCGTGCACGCCGCATCCAGCAGTTCCTCTCGCAGAACACCTACACCGCCAAGCAGTTCACGGGCGTCGAGGGTTCCACGGTTTCCATCAAGGACACCGTCGAAGGCTTCACCGCCATCTGCGACGGCGAGCTCGACCACATTGCGGAGCAGGCGTTCTTCAACGTCGGGGGCCTCGATGACGTTGAGCGCCAGTGGGCCAAGATCCAGGAACAGACCAAGTAA
- a CDS encoding alpha/beta hydrolase family protein has translation MDWFFNLRLTEGALYWVSLALGLAGAVYLLSPPSRIRARRWIFRTIAAAAVAFALVATVHWALINVFSVFPDNIPDPVLLWVVTGVAAVILFLLRLPRSTWRQRATGVAGVLLVVALASVQVNAYYGLNRTVSDLFGTAVARIPTLEPDLMRQSGEDDAVPLLGWAPQGELPDGGVLRKSAIPGTLSGMNTRDAYIYLPPAYFSQNRPALPVLVLVAGQPGGPADWVTGGTLQDHMDSFARSHGGVAPVVVVPDPNGSQSANTMCMDSRIAKADTYLSRDVPEWISATLSVDVNHSHWAIGGFSFGGTCALQMGTRHPGLYPSVLSFSGEAEPAIAKERQKTIDAAFPGEPDAFERQTPLAIMKERRFESSGVYLTAGQDDHEFLAYLHTLAAAAREAGFTVRAHEVENTGHSWDTSSKRIADALQFLADRWGLQQ, from the coding sequence GTGGACTGGTTCTTCAACCTCCGGCTCACCGAGGGCGCGCTTTACTGGGTGTCGCTCGCGCTGGGCCTGGCCGGCGCCGTGTATCTCCTCTCGCCGCCTTCCCGCATTCGCGCGCGGCGCTGGATTTTCCGCACCATCGCCGCTGCCGCCGTCGCCTTCGCCCTGGTGGCCACCGTCCACTGGGCTCTCATCAACGTCTTCTCCGTGTTCCCGGACAACATTCCGGATCCGGTGCTGCTGTGGGTGGTGACGGGTGTCGCCGCCGTGATCCTCTTCCTGCTTCGGCTGCCCCGGAGCACTTGGCGCCAACGCGCCACCGGCGTGGCGGGAGTACTCCTGGTGGTGGCCCTTGCATCGGTCCAGGTCAATGCCTATTACGGACTCAACCGCACGGTGAGTGACCTGTTCGGCACGGCGGTGGCCCGGATCCCCACCCTCGAGCCGGACCTGATGCGCCAGTCAGGGGAGGACGACGCCGTTCCCCTCCTGGGATGGGCACCACAGGGTGAGCTGCCGGACGGGGGAGTTCTCCGCAAGTCTGCCATCCCCGGCACCCTGTCCGGAATGAACACGCGGGACGCCTATATTTACCTGCCACCCGCCTATTTCTCGCAAAACCGCCCCGCGCTTCCGGTGCTGGTCCTGGTAGCCGGCCAGCCGGGCGGCCCCGCTGACTGGGTCACTGGCGGCACCCTGCAGGACCACATGGACTCCTTTGCCCGCTCACACGGCGGCGTCGCTCCAGTGGTGGTGGTGCCCGACCCGAACGGTTCCCAGTCCGCCAACACGATGTGCATGGACAGCCGCATCGCAAAGGCCGATACATACCTTTCCCGTGATGTGCCTGAATGGATCAGTGCCACCCTTTCGGTGGACGTCAACCACAGCCACTGGGCCATCGGCGGGTTTTCCTTCGGCGGCACCTGCGCCCTGCAGATGGGAACCCGTCACCCCGGGCTGTACCCGTCCGTCCTCTCCTTCTCGGGGGAAGCGGAGCCGGCCATCGCCAAGGAGCGGCAGAAGACCATCGATGCGGCCTTCCCAGGGGAGCCGGACGCGTTTGAGCGCCAGACGCCCCTTGCCATCATGAAAGAACGCCGCTTCGAGTCCAGCGGTGTGTACCTGACGGCGGGACAGGACGACCACGAATTCCTGGCGTACCTTCACACGCTGGCCGCGGCGGCCCGGGAGGCCGGCTTCACCGTGCGTGCCCACGAGGTGGAAAACACCGGACACTCGTGGGATACGTCCTCCAAGCGGATTGCCGATGCACTCCAGTTCCTGGCCGACAGGTGGGGACTCCAGCAGTGA
- a CDS encoding bifunctional lysylphosphatidylglycerol flippase/synthetase MprF, whose protein sequence is MSSGKEVRTASLAWTTVGRPALKRIIGTLKSMPFSVAVLAVFLAGGAATGSYVAGPAEQLLDAAGVSGPGLRAGNWWSLFTSLFFATNPMAYVAASLMILLLLGPAERRMGTPAAAAFFFGGQFAAVTLFLLLTQLAGYVGDGWLDRMADEVLLGPYPAVLTAVLAASGRLPVLWQRRLRTGVLSISLLLVLYVGHAETVIGLLGAVLGLLAGWWIQGDHGHLHRHRSTGRETRNLLALTVAVFAVGPILTGIARAPTGPLALLRDVVLNPMPTLSQLVFNCGATVEASCLEAGRAGFAGPFGLALAVIPVVLLLICADGMRRGRRLALNIALAIQLAVTGLAAVYLALFALVPSRLQGPSAPPMGSAFAHVLPLVVVPLLLAVLLWLNRRQFRVQTLPSARRTLALVVGGTWLLLASTYAGAWFWAGGLARDGGLLGLFAELARQYVPVPIPEHYHRVFADRNSVEAVLFAYSGPVFWVIALAAVWWALLGGHHGNDSGRQDRIEARNLLHQGGGPLSWMALWEPNEYWFSPDGQGAVAFQRHGSVALTLGGAFGPAQCQKDVAAGFMAHCSRQALIPALYSCDDTLWPMLQERGFSRVAVAQETRLAIRELEFRGKEWQNVRTALNRAAKLGVRAVWGSYASLPAALRSRLSEVSEEWAAGKTVPEMGFTLGGIDELDDPEVLCCLAVDEDGTVHGMTSWLPVYAGGTLVSRTLDVMRRGAEGFPGVMEFLIASAVLELRSSVEVISLSGSPLANVPGAADNSGGEGRADNLVRILDLVGHALEPVYGFRSLAAFKSRFKPEYRALYLYYQDPLHLPAIGRALTRAYLPGLSLPQGARLVRKLVK, encoded by the coding sequence GTGAGCTCCGGAAAGGAGGTCCGCACAGCGTCCCTGGCGTGGACAACGGTGGGACGCCCCGCCCTGAAGCGGATCATCGGCACGCTGAAGTCGATGCCGTTCTCCGTGGCCGTGCTTGCGGTGTTCCTCGCCGGCGGGGCCGCCACCGGCAGCTACGTCGCCGGGCCGGCGGAGCAGTTGCTGGATGCGGCGGGAGTGAGCGGACCGGGGCTGCGCGCGGGCAACTGGTGGTCCTTGTTCACCAGCCTCTTTTTCGCCACCAACCCGATGGCCTACGTTGCCGCGTCCCTGATGATCCTGCTGTTGCTGGGCCCTGCCGAACGAAGGATGGGAACACCGGCAGCGGCCGCGTTCTTTTTTGGAGGCCAGTTCGCTGCCGTTACGCTGTTCCTGCTGCTCACCCAGCTGGCAGGCTACGTGGGCGACGGATGGCTTGACCGGATGGCCGATGAAGTCCTGCTTGGACCCTATCCGGCAGTCCTGACCGCGGTACTCGCGGCCAGCGGAAGGCTGCCGGTCCTGTGGCAGCGCCGGTTGCGCACAGGCGTGCTGTCCATCTCGCTTCTGCTGGTGCTCTACGTGGGGCATGCAGAGACCGTCATCGGGCTGCTTGGTGCCGTCCTGGGACTCCTGGCCGGGTGGTGGATCCAGGGCGACCATGGCCACCTGCACCGGCACAGGTCCACCGGCAGGGAGACCCGAAACCTGCTCGCGCTTACCGTGGCTGTTTTCGCTGTGGGTCCGATCCTCACGGGAATAGCGCGGGCACCTACGGGTCCGCTGGCGCTGCTGCGCGACGTGGTGTTGAACCCCATGCCTACGCTCAGCCAGCTGGTGTTCAACTGCGGTGCCACTGTGGAAGCATCCTGCCTTGAGGCCGGCAGGGCAGGCTTTGCGGGCCCCTTCGGCCTTGCGCTTGCAGTAATTCCGGTGGTTCTGCTGTTGATTTGCGCGGACGGCATGCGCCGCGGCCGGCGGCTTGCCCTGAATATCGCACTCGCCATCCAGCTCGCCGTGACGGGGCTCGCGGCCGTCTACCTGGCGCTGTTCGCCCTGGTTCCGTCCCGGCTGCAAGGACCGTCCGCCCCGCCCATGGGATCTGCCTTTGCCCACGTGCTTCCGCTGGTTGTCGTACCCCTGCTGCTGGCGGTGCTCCTGTGGTTAAACCGACGGCAGTTCCGTGTGCAGACGCTCCCGTCCGCCCGGCGGACACTGGCGCTGGTGGTGGGAGGAACGTGGCTTCTCCTTGCAAGCACTTATGCGGGCGCCTGGTTCTGGGCAGGCGGATTAGCGCGCGACGGCGGCCTGCTGGGACTGTTCGCGGAGCTGGCCCGGCAGTACGTCCCGGTTCCCATCCCAGAGCACTACCACCGCGTTTTCGCTGACCGGAACAGCGTGGAGGCTGTCCTTTTTGCGTACTCCGGACCGGTGTTTTGGGTGATTGCGCTGGCGGCTGTGTGGTGGGCGCTGCTGGGCGGGCACCATGGGAACGATTCCGGGCGGCAGGACCGGATCGAGGCACGGAACCTGCTCCACCAGGGCGGTGGACCGCTGTCCTGGATGGCACTCTGGGAACCCAATGAGTACTGGTTCAGTCCCGACGGCCAGGGCGCGGTGGCCTTCCAGCGGCACGGCAGCGTGGCACTCACACTTGGCGGAGCCTTCGGTCCGGCGCAGTGCCAAAAGGACGTTGCTGCGGGGTTTATGGCCCACTGCAGCCGGCAGGCCCTGATCCCTGCGCTTTACTCCTGCGACGACACGCTCTGGCCCATGCTCCAGGAGCGCGGGTTTTCGCGGGTTGCCGTAGCGCAGGAGACACGGCTGGCAATCCGCGAACTCGAGTTTCGGGGCAAGGAATGGCAGAACGTCCGGACTGCGCTGAACCGTGCGGCAAAGCTCGGGGTCAGAGCTGTGTGGGGCTCCTACGCCTCGTTGCCCGCCGCGCTGCGCTCACGCCTGAGCGAAGTTTCCGAGGAATGGGCGGCTGGAAAGACCGTCCCTGAGATGGGCTTCACCCTGGGCGGCATTGATGAGCTTGATGACCCGGAGGTCCTGTGCTGCCTCGCCGTTGACGAAGACGGCACCGTCCATGGAATGACCAGCTGGCTGCCGGTTTACGCCGGCGGGACCCTGGTCAGCCGGACTCTGGACGTCATGCGCCGTGGAGCAGAAGGATTCCCGGGGGTGATGGAATTTCTCATCGCTTCTGCTGTGCTCGAGCTGCGCAGTTCAGTGGAGGTCATATCCCTCTCGGGTTCGCCGCTGGCAAACGTCCCCGGAGCCGCTGATAATTCCGGCGGGGAGGGCAGGGCGGATAACCTTGTCCGGATCCTCGACCTGGTGGGACACGCCTTGGAACCGGTATATGGATTCCGTTCCCTGGCGGCATTCAAGTCGCGGTTCAAACCGGAGTACCGCGCCCTATACCTGTATTATCAGGACCCGCTGCACCTGCCCGCTATTGGCCGCGCTTTAACACGCGCCTACCTGCCAGGGCTTTCCCTTCCGCAGGGTGCCCGCCTGGTCCGCAAATTGGTGAAGTGA